The following proteins are co-located in the Gigantopelta aegis isolate Gae_Host chromosome 5, Gae_host_genome, whole genome shotgun sequence genome:
- the LOC121373435 gene encoding acidic leucine-rich nuclear phosphoprotein 32 family member A-like isoform X1 gives MPIFTFMKVKNPVGGCFHRLVCIDAWLTSLSEIWVTQVEASMTIKELNLDNCRATEIEGFDEHGFSALESLSLINVGLTSLQKFPALEKLKKLELSDNRISSGLEVLQSCKNLTHLNLSGNKIKDIDSLKPLADLKNLKNLDLFNCEITNKEEYRESVFEVLPQITYLDGYDKDDKECLDDDEEVECEDDDDDDDEDDDEELDEEDEEEVGLAYLQGQINEEDEEGDEDFDEDDDDDDVVEEEDEEDEEEEEDEESAEARGTKRKHEPEPEPEHEDDEEEETA, from the exons ATGCCGATTTTTACTTTCATGAAAGTAAAAAATCCCGTTGGAGGGTGTTTCCACAGGCTTGTTTGTATCGACGCATGGTTGACCTCGTTGAGCGAAATCTGGGTCACGCAAGTTGAGGCTAGTATGACG ATCAAGGAACTCAACTTAGACAACTGCAGAGCTACAGAGATCGAGGGCTTTGATGAACATGGCTTCTCGGCACTGGAATCTCTCAGTCTGATAAATGTCGGCCTCACGTCTTTACAGAAATTTCCAGCACTCGAGAAATTGAAAAAG cTTGAGTTGAGCGACAACAGGATTTCATCTGGACTGGAAGTTTTACAGAGTTGCAAGAACCTAACCCACCTCAATCTGAGCGGCAACAAAATCAAAGACATAGATTCATTAAAACCATTA GCCGATTTAAAGAACTTGAAGAACTTGGATTTGTTTAACTGCGAGATCACCAACAAGGAGGAATACCGAGAGAGTGTGTTCGAGGTTTTACCGCAGATCACGTACCTCGACGGCTACGACAAAGATGATAAAGAATGTTTAGACGACGATGAAGAGG ttgaGTGTGaggatgacgatgatgatgatg ATGAGGATGACGACGAGGAATTGGACGAAGAAGATGAGGAAGAGGTTGGTTTGGCGTACTTGCAGGGACAGATAAAC gagGAAGATGAAGAGGGTGATGAGGAttttgatgaagatgatgacgacgacgatgtaGTCGAGGAAGAAG ATGAGGAGGatgaagaagaggaggaagatgAAGAAAGTGCGGAGGCGAGAGGGACGAAGCGAAAACATGAACCCGAACCCGAACCCGAACACgaagacgacgaagaagaagaaacggCGTAG
- the LOC121373435 gene encoding acidic leucine-rich nuclear phosphoprotein 32 family member A-like isoform X2, producing the protein MSNGMQRRIELEMRGRKASQIKELNLDNCRATEIEGFDEHGFSALESLSLINVGLTSLQKFPALEKLKKLELSDNRISSGLEVLQSCKNLTHLNLSGNKIKDIDSLKPLADLKNLKNLDLFNCEITNKEEYRESVFEVLPQITYLDGYDKDDKECLDDDEEVECEDDDDDDDEDDDEELDEEDEEEVGLAYLQGQINEEDEEGDEDFDEDDDDDDVVEEEDEEDEEEEEDEESAEARGTKRKHEPEPEPEHEDDEEEETA; encoded by the exons ATGTCAAACGGGATGCAGCGAAGAATTGAATTGGAGATGAGAGGACGTAAAGCGTCACAG ATCAAGGAACTCAACTTAGACAACTGCAGAGCTACAGAGATCGAGGGCTTTGATGAACATGGCTTCTCGGCACTGGAATCTCTCAGTCTGATAAATGTCGGCCTCACGTCTTTACAGAAATTTCCAGCACTCGAGAAATTGAAAAAG cTTGAGTTGAGCGACAACAGGATTTCATCTGGACTGGAAGTTTTACAGAGTTGCAAGAACCTAACCCACCTCAATCTGAGCGGCAACAAAATCAAAGACATAGATTCATTAAAACCATTA GCCGATTTAAAGAACTTGAAGAACTTGGATTTGTTTAACTGCGAGATCACCAACAAGGAGGAATACCGAGAGAGTGTGTTCGAGGTTTTACCGCAGATCACGTACCTCGACGGCTACGACAAAGATGATAAAGAATGTTTAGACGACGATGAAGAGG ttgaGTGTGaggatgacgatgatgatgatg ATGAGGATGACGACGAGGAATTGGACGAAGAAGATGAGGAAGAGGTTGGTTTGGCGTACTTGCAGGGACAGATAAAC gagGAAGATGAAGAGGGTGATGAGGAttttgatgaagatgatgacgacgacgatgtaGTCGAGGAAGAAG ATGAGGAGGatgaagaagaggaggaagatgAAGAAAGTGCGGAGGCGAGAGGGACGAAGCGAAAACATGAACCCGAACCCGAACCCGAACACgaagacgacgaagaagaagaaacggCGTAG